The following coding sequences are from one Streptomyces sp. NBC_01294 window:
- the ilvA gene encoding threonine ammonia-lyase has product MNYRVPQPVPQVILDDIRGAQKMLSGVSRVTAMEGSRHLSALTGSPVHLKCENLQRTGSFKLRGAYVRIAGLRPEQRAAGVVAASAGNHAQGVALASSLLGVRSTVFMPLGAPLPKIAATQEYGAEVRMHGHVVDETLAAAQDYADRTGAVFIHPFDHRDIIAGQGTVGLEILEQCPEVRTILVGIGGGGLAAGIAVAVKALRPDVRVVGVQAAGAAAYPPSLLVGHPVSIDDPSTMADGIKVGRPGDIPFKIIGELLDDVRTVSEDALSSALLLCLERAKLVVEPAGCSTVAALLSEPELYGGGPVVAILSGGNVDPLLLQRILRHGMAAAGRYLSLRLRVADRPGALAGLLGVLSVVDANVLDVSHVRTDPRLGLTEVEVELHLETKGPEHCAEVARSLHAAGYKVMS; this is encoded by the coding sequence ATGAACTACCGCGTGCCCCAGCCCGTCCCGCAGGTCATCCTCGACGACATCCGGGGGGCCCAGAAGATGCTGTCCGGCGTCTCCCGGGTCACCGCGATGGAGGGCAGCCGGCACCTCTCCGCGCTCACCGGCTCCCCGGTCCACCTCAAGTGCGAGAACCTCCAGCGCACCGGCTCCTTCAAGCTGCGCGGCGCCTACGTCCGCATCGCGGGCCTGCGCCCCGAGCAGCGGGCCGCCGGCGTCGTGGCCGCCAGCGCGGGCAACCACGCCCAGGGCGTCGCGCTGGCCTCCTCCCTCCTCGGGGTCCGCTCCACCGTGTTCATGCCGCTCGGGGCGCCGCTGCCGAAGATCGCCGCGACCCAGGAGTACGGCGCCGAGGTGCGCATGCACGGCCACGTCGTGGACGAGACCCTCGCGGCCGCCCAGGACTACGCCGACCGCACCGGAGCGGTGTTCATCCACCCCTTCGACCACCGCGACATCATCGCCGGCCAGGGCACGGTGGGCCTGGAGATTCTGGAGCAGTGCCCCGAGGTGCGCACCATCCTCGTCGGGATCGGCGGCGGCGGCCTCGCGGCCGGCATCGCGGTCGCGGTCAAGGCGCTGCGGCCGGACGTGCGCGTCGTCGGCGTCCAGGCGGCGGGCGCGGCCGCGTACCCGCCCTCGCTCCTCGTGGGGCACCCGGTCTCGATCGACGACCCGAGCACGATGGCCGACGGAATCAAGGTCGGCCGCCCCGGAGACATCCCCTTCAAAATCATTGGCGAGCTGCTCGACGACGTGCGTACGGTCTCCGAGGACGCCCTTTCCAGCGCTCTGCTGCTGTGCCTGGAGCGGGCCAAACTGGTGGTCGAGCCGGCCGGGTGCAGCACGGTCGCGGCCCTGCTCAGCGAGCCCGAACTGTACGGCGGCGGCCCGGTGGTGGCGATCCTCTCCGGCGGCAACGTCGACCCGCTGCTGCTCCAGCGGATCCTGCGCCACGGCATGGCGGCGGCGGGCCGGTACCTGTCGCTGCGGCTGCGCGTGGCCGACCGGCCGGGCGCCCTGGCCGGGCTCCTGGGCGTGTTGTCAGTGGTGGATGCGAACGTATTGGACGTGAGCCACGTCCGCACCGACCCGCGGCTGGGGCTCACGGAGGTGGAGGTGGAGCTGCACCTGGAGACGAAGGGCCCGGAGCACTGCGCGGAGGTCGCGCGGTCGCTGCACGCCGCGGGATACAAGGTGATGAGCTGA
- a CDS encoding MarR family winged helix-turn-helix transcriptional regulator has protein sequence MPSIPANSDLPAAVDAPAGAGLLDALQHQVAVFARRAEQTRLGGVGQARNSMDRAAYLLLNRLDLEGPMGVKALAGGMGIDSSTVTRQVAPLVDSGLVKRTSHPEDGRAVVLALSPRGLARLEEVRSSRRELMARVTEGWSEDERESFTVLLTRFNLSLSELMSAVAEAGPAS, from the coding sequence ATGCCTTCCATCCCGGCCAATTCCGATCTGCCCGCGGCGGTCGACGCGCCCGCCGGAGCCGGTCTCCTCGACGCGCTCCAGCACCAGGTGGCGGTCTTCGCCCGCCGCGCGGAGCAGACCCGTCTGGGCGGTGTGGGCCAGGCCCGCAACTCGATGGACCGCGCCGCCTACCTGCTGCTGAACCGGCTCGACCTGGAGGGTCCGATGGGCGTCAAGGCGCTCGCCGGCGGCATGGGAATCGACTCCTCGACGGTGACCCGGCAGGTCGCGCCGCTGGTCGACAGCGGTCTGGTCAAGCGGACCTCGCACCCGGAGGACGGGCGTGCCGTGGTGCTCGCGCTGTCCCCGCGGGGGCTGGCGCGGCTGGAGGAGGTCCGCTCGTCGCGGCGCGAGCTGATGGCCCGTGTGACGGAGGGCTGGAGCGAGGACGAGCGCGAGTCCTTCACCGTGCTGCTGACGCGCTTCAACCTGTCGCTGTCGGAGCTGATGTCGGCCGTGGCCGAAGCGGGTCCGGCGTCCTGA
- a CDS encoding sigma factor-like helix-turn-helix DNA-binding protein, with protein MWAVDQQAGSYAEFEAFVAGAAGRLLRVALLLTGEPDAARRLLAGALARTYANWRRLRGDDPYDFTRQELCAAFARNGWRHHGNTGLLARLSPLERLVLVLRLYEGVAEEVTAAQLGLPVERVRVLCNRAVAALRAQEAA; from the coding sequence ATGTGGGCGGTTGATCAACAGGCAGGCTCCTACGCGGAGTTCGAGGCCTTCGTCGCGGGCGCGGCGGGCCGGCTCCTGCGCGTCGCGCTGCTGCTGACCGGTGAACCGGATGCGGCGCGCCGGCTGCTGGCGGGCGCGCTGGCCCGCACGTACGCGAACTGGCGCCGCCTGCGCGGGGACGACCCGTACGACTTCACCCGCCAGGAACTGTGCGCGGCCTTCGCCCGGAACGGCTGGCGCCACCACGGGAACACCGGCCTGCTGGCACGGCTGAGCCCGCTGGAACGGCTCGTGCTCGTCCTGCGGCTCTACGAGGGCGTCGCGGAGGAGGTCACGGCGGCGCAGCTGGGGCTGCCGGTCGAGCGGGTACGGGTGCTGTGCAACCGGGCCGTGGCCGCGCTGAGAGCCCAGGAGGCGGCGTGA
- a CDS encoding cystathionine gamma-synthase codes for MSDDSHEHQSFETRAIHAGNTADPQTGAVVPPIYQVSTYKQDGVGGLRGGYEYSRSANPTRTALEENLAALEGGRRGLAFASGLAAEDCLLRTLLSPGDHVVIPNDAYGGTFRLFAKVVSRWGVEWSVADTSDPASVRAALTPKTKVIWVETPSNPLLGITDIAVVADIARSAGAKLVVDNTFASPYLQQPLALGADVVVHSLTKYMGGHSDVVGGALVTADAELGEELAYHQNAMGAVAGPFDSWVVLRGIKTLAVRMDRHAENAGKIVEVLKRHPKVTKVLYPGLPEHPGHEVAAKQMRNFGGMVSFQVAGGEEEAVAVCGRTKIFTLAESLGGVESLIEHPGRMTHASVAGSALEVPADLIRVSVGIENADDLIADLTQALG; via the coding sequence ATGAGCGACGACAGCCACGAGCACCAGAGCTTCGAGACCCGCGCGATCCACGCGGGCAATACGGCGGACCCGCAGACCGGTGCGGTCGTCCCCCCGATCTACCAGGTTTCCACCTACAAGCAGGACGGCGTCGGAGGACTCCGCGGCGGCTACGAGTACAGCCGCAGCGCCAACCCGACCCGCACCGCGCTGGAGGAGAACCTCGCGGCGCTGGAGGGCGGCCGGCGCGGGCTCGCCTTCGCGTCCGGCCTGGCCGCGGAGGACTGCCTGCTGCGCACGCTGCTCTCCCCGGGCGACCACGTGGTCATCCCGAACGACGCGTACGGCGGCACCTTCCGCCTCTTCGCGAAGGTCGTCTCCCGCTGGGGCGTGGAGTGGTCGGTGGCCGACACCTCCGACCCGGCTTCCGTGCGGGCGGCCCTCACCCCGAAGACGAAGGTCATCTGGGTCGAGACCCCCTCCAACCCGCTGCTCGGCATCACCGACATCGCCGTTGTCGCCGACATCGCGCGTTCGGCCGGCGCCAAGCTGGTCGTGGACAACACCTTCGCCTCGCCGTACCTCCAGCAGCCGCTGGCGCTGGGCGCGGACGTGGTCGTGCACTCGCTGACCAAGTACATGGGCGGGCACTCCGACGTGGTCGGCGGCGCGCTCGTCACCGCGGACGCGGAGCTGGGCGAGGAGCTGGCCTACCACCAGAACGCGATGGGCGCGGTGGCCGGGCCGTTCGACTCCTGGGTCGTGCTGCGGGGCATCAAGACCCTGGCCGTGCGGATGGACCGGCACGCGGAGAACGCCGGCAAGATCGTCGAGGTGCTCAAGCGCCACCCGAAGGTCACGAAGGTCCTCTACCCGGGCCTGCCCGAGCACCCGGGGCACGAGGTGGCGGCCAAGCAGATGCGGAACTTCGGCGGCATGGTCTCCTTCCAGGTCGCCGGTGGCGAGGAAGAGGCCGTCGCGGTCTGCGGCCGCACCAAGATCTTCACGCTGGCCGAGTCCCTGGGCGGCGTCGAGTCCCTCATCGAGCACCCGGGGCGCATGACGCACGCGTCGGTGGCCGGTTCGGCGCTGGAGGTTCCGGCGGACCTGATCCGGGTGTCGGTGGGCATCGAGAACGCGGACGACCTGATCGCAGACCTGACCCAGGCCCTGGGCTAG
- a CDS encoding M48 family metallopeptidase: MGASLRALRALVLLAGFYLLGVILLAVLAGADYALVTWLHGPVVVKLLIVSVVLAVPIVRGLFMLRTPKGEPPAGVTVTEAQEPLLWQTVRDIAQQVGTRAPDEIVLIDEVNAAVGEDAGLLGLRSGTRRLYLGLPLMTGLDEMQLRAVLAHEMGHYANFDTRLTPLIARGRAQLIRTIGYFHERADNKVAKERAKQEKKDEKRIAKGKKAKGVDTAGEGAMYRAMAKIYMAYGNFYMRATLTTSRRQELAADLASVRIAGRDSAASALRELNALDSAHDFYMSSYATLGVGAGLLPRPGEVFGGLRRLLDARSDDLDDLRRELSTEPTSPYDSHPALAERVARIEALPDDGRSGQTARPALALLADADAALAALEQVVLTPEALALKRVDWEDLVHESMTAYVGKGAEEIREVFAAEGAGPGLAALLDAIDADPAVRWRIAERFPKSEQAAAATGRAAREFARPVVRRALNQLVTVELTARGAARWQLSWSDSAALRYQADGFEDQLDLALDAAVADLSDTEPLRKLVLAP, translated from the coding sequence ATGGGCGCTTCACTGCGCGCCTTGCGCGCCCTCGTCCTGCTCGCCGGCTTCTACCTGCTCGGCGTGATCCTGCTGGCCGTCCTGGCGGGCGCCGACTACGCGCTCGTCACCTGGCTGCACGGCCCGGTCGTCGTCAAGCTCCTCATCGTCTCCGTCGTCCTCGCCGTCCCGATCGTGCGCGGCCTGTTCATGCTGCGCACCCCGAAGGGCGAGCCGCCGGCCGGCGTCACCGTCACCGAGGCGCAGGAACCCCTGCTCTGGCAGACCGTGCGCGACATCGCGCAGCAGGTCGGCACCCGCGCCCCCGACGAGATCGTGCTGATCGACGAGGTGAACGCGGCCGTCGGCGAGGACGCCGGGCTGCTGGGCCTGCGCTCCGGAACCCGCCGCCTCTACCTCGGCCTGCCGCTGATGACGGGTCTGGACGAGATGCAGCTGCGCGCCGTGCTCGCCCACGAGATGGGCCACTACGCCAACTTCGACACCCGCCTCACCCCGCTGATCGCCCGCGGCCGCGCCCAGCTGATCCGCACCATCGGGTACTTCCACGAGCGCGCCGACAACAAGGTCGCCAAGGAACGCGCGAAGCAGGAGAAGAAGGACGAGAAGCGGATCGCCAAGGGCAAGAAGGCCAAGGGCGTCGACACCGCGGGGGAGGGCGCGATGTACCGCGCCATGGCCAAGATCTACATGGCCTACGGCAACTTCTACATGCGCGCCACCCTCACCACCTCCCGCCGCCAGGAGCTCGCCGCCGACCTCGCCTCGGTCCGGATCGCCGGCCGCGACTCCGCCGCCTCCGCGCTGCGCGAGCTGAACGCCCTCGACTCGGCGCACGACTTCTACATGAGCTCGTACGCCACCCTCGGCGTCGGCGCGGGCCTGCTGCCCCGCCCCGGCGAGGTCTTCGGCGGCCTGCGCCGGCTCCTGGACGCCCGGTCGGACGATCTGGACGACCTGCGCCGCGAGCTGTCGACCGAGCCCACCTCCCCCTACGACTCCCACCCCGCGCTCGCCGAGCGCGTGGCCCGCATCGAGGCCCTGCCCGACGACGGCCGCTCCGGTCAGACCGCCCGCCCGGCCCTGGCCCTGCTGGCCGACGCGGACGCGGCGCTGGCCGCGCTGGAGCAGGTCGTGCTCACCCCGGAGGCCCTCGCGCTCAAGCGGGTGGACTGGGAGGACCTCGTCCACGAGTCCATGACCGCGTACGTCGGCAAGGGCGCGGAGGAGATCCGCGAGGTCTTCGCCGCCGAGGGCGCCGGCCCCGGCCTCGCCGCCCTGCTCGACGCGATCGATGCCGACCCGGCCGTGCGCTGGCGCATCGCGGAGCGCTTCCCGAAGTCCGAGCAGGCGGCGGCCGCCACCGGCCGCGCGGCCCGCGAGTTCGCCCGCCCGGTCGTCCGGCGGGCCCTGAACCAGCTGGTCACCGTCGAGCTGACGGCGCGCGGCGCCGCCCGCTGGCAGCTGTCCTGGTCCGACTCGGCCGCCCTGCGCTACCAGGCCGACGGCTTCGAGGACCAGCTGGACCTGGCCCTGGACGCGGCCGTCGCCGACCTGTCCGACACCGAACCGCTGCGAAAGCTGGTGCTTGCCCCGTGA
- the msrA gene encoding peptide-methionine (S)-S-oxide reductase MsrA, with product MFSYRRTPELPTREEALPGRAEPLFAVPERHTVLGTPLSGPYPAHLEVADFGLGCFWGAERVFWQTPGVWTTLAGYQGGFTENPTYDEVCSALTGHAEVVRVVFDPTRVSYEALLKRFWESHDPTQGFRQGNDVGTQYRSAVYTHSPAQQATAEASRAAYQQVLTYSGHGRISTAVLPAADRPFWPAEAHHQQYLDKNPGGYCGIGGTGVSCPIGVATAE from the coding sequence ATGTTCTCGTACCGCCGCACGCCCGAGCTCCCCACCCGCGAGGAGGCCCTGCCGGGCCGCGCGGAGCCGCTCTTCGCCGTGCCCGAGCGCCACACGGTGCTGGGCACCCCGCTGTCCGGTCCGTATCCCGCGCACCTCGAAGTGGCCGACTTCGGCCTGGGCTGTTTCTGGGGCGCGGAGCGCGTGTTCTGGCAGACCCCCGGGGTGTGGACCACGCTGGCCGGCTACCAGGGCGGCTTCACCGAGAACCCCACCTACGACGAGGTCTGCTCGGCCCTGACCGGCCACGCCGAGGTCGTCCGCGTGGTCTTCGACCCGACCCGGGTCTCGTACGAGGCGCTCCTCAAGCGGTTCTGGGAGTCCCACGACCCCACCCAGGGCTTCCGCCAGGGCAACGACGTCGGCACACAGTACCGCTCGGCGGTCTATACCCACTCCCCCGCCCAGCAGGCGACGGCGGAGGCCTCCCGCGCGGCCTACCAGCAGGTCCTGACCTACTCGGGCCACGGCCGCATCAGCACGGCCGTCCTCCCGGCGGCGGACCGCCCCTTCTGGCCTGCCGAAGCCCACCACCAGCAGTACCTGGACAAGAACCCGGGCGGCTACTGCGGCATCGGCGGCACGGGCGTCTCCTGCCCGATCGGCGTGGCAACGGCGGAATGA
- a CDS encoding NAD(P)-dependent alcohol dehydrogenase, with product MSVTQSTQGTQGTQGTQGTRVAAYAAPAPHAPLERTTVPRRAVGEHDVLIEIKYSGICHSDIHQVRDGWGEGIYPMVPGHEITGVVAEVGAGVTRFAVGDRVGVGCFVDSCRECAYCLRGQEQYCVQGMTGTYNALDRNGEPTYGGYSTHLVVDENYTVRIPDGLALDAAAPLLCAGITLYSPLRHWGAGPGTKVAVVGLGGLGHIGVKIAAALGAEVTVLSRTLGKREDGLKLGATHYHATSDETTFEELAGRFDLILSTVSAPLGLDAYLSLLKVDGALVNVGAPEEPVALNLFSVINGRRTLAGSMIGGIAETQEMLDFCAEHDLTSEIELIGADRINEAYERVLTSDVRYRFVIDASTI from the coding sequence ATGTCCGTCACCCAGAGCACCCAGGGCACCCAGGGCACCCAGGGCACCCAGGGCACCCGGGTCGCCGCCTACGCCGCACCCGCCCCCCACGCCCCGCTGGAGCGCACCACCGTCCCGCGCCGCGCCGTCGGCGAGCACGACGTCCTCATCGAGATCAAGTACTCCGGCATCTGCCACTCCGACATCCACCAGGTGCGCGACGGCTGGGGCGAGGGCATCTACCCCATGGTCCCCGGCCACGAGATCACCGGTGTCGTCGCCGAAGTCGGCGCGGGCGTCACCAGGTTCGCCGTCGGGGACCGGGTCGGCGTCGGCTGCTTCGTCGACTCCTGCCGGGAGTGCGCGTACTGCCTGCGCGGCCAGGAGCAGTACTGCGTCCAGGGCATGACCGGCACCTACAACGCCCTCGACAGGAACGGCGAGCCCACGTACGGCGGTTACTCCACCCACCTCGTCGTCGACGAGAACTACACCGTCCGCATCCCCGACGGCCTCGCCCTCGACGCCGCGGCCCCGCTGCTGTGCGCCGGCATCACCCTCTACTCCCCGCTCCGGCACTGGGGAGCCGGCCCCGGCACGAAGGTCGCGGTCGTGGGCCTCGGCGGCCTCGGCCACATCGGGGTGAAGATCGCGGCGGCCCTGGGCGCGGAGGTCACCGTCCTGTCCCGGACCCTCGGCAAGCGGGAGGACGGCCTGAAGCTGGGCGCCACCCACTACCACGCGACGAGCGACGAGACCACCTTCGAGGAGCTGGCCGGCCGCTTCGACCTGATCCTGTCCACCGTCTCCGCCCCGCTCGGCCTGGACGCGTACCTGTCCCTGCTGAAGGTCGACGGCGCGCTCGTGAACGTCGGCGCGCCGGAGGAACCGGTCGCCCTCAACCTCTTCTCCGTCATCAACGGCCGCAGGACCCTGGCCGGATCGATGATCGGCGGCATCGCCGAAACCCAGGAGATGCTGGACTTCTGCGCCGAGCACGACCTGACCTCGGAGATCGAGCTGATCGGCGCCGACCGGATCAACGAGGCGTACGAACGCGTCCTGACGAGCGACGTCCGCTACCGCTTCGTCATCGACGCGTCGACGATCTGA
- a CDS encoding helix-turn-helix domain-containing protein has protein sequence MDQLDQRACLGEFLRSRRARLRPEDVGLRDYGRRRRVPGLRREELAQLAGVSVAYYTRLEQNGGHNVSAEVLDAIARALRLDGTERAHLEDLARPKARRRRQSRRPQQVRPELRTLMDAMDGIPAYLVGHRQDVIGWNRLAAAVFGDFGTLPPAERNLVRLVFLDPATAELYGEWECRACEVVSNLRVYAGQHPDDEQLSALVGELSVKNQEFRRLWAAHTVADKTHGVKYLRHPLVGEMHLSFETLTLPDDPAQSLVTFHAAPGSASADALRLLASWDARSAVPETVSATARTPARPAAAAVPGPGPSSGPATA, from the coding sequence ATGGACCAGCTTGATCAGCGAGCCTGCCTGGGCGAGTTCCTCCGCTCCCGCCGCGCACGGCTGCGCCCCGAGGACGTGGGCCTGCGGGACTACGGGCGCCGCCGGCGCGTGCCCGGACTGCGCCGCGAGGAACTGGCGCAGCTGGCGGGGGTGTCGGTCGCGTACTACACGCGGCTGGAGCAGAACGGCGGGCACAACGTGTCGGCGGAGGTACTGGACGCCATCGCGCGGGCCCTGCGGCTGGACGGCACCGAGCGGGCGCACCTGGAGGACCTGGCCCGGCCGAAGGCGCGCAGGCGCCGCCAGAGCCGGCGCCCGCAGCAGGTGCGGCCGGAGCTGCGGACGCTGATGGACGCGATGGACGGCATACCGGCGTACCTCGTGGGGCACCGGCAGGACGTCATCGGCTGGAACCGGCTGGCGGCCGCGGTCTTCGGGGACTTCGGGACGCTGCCGCCGGCGGAACGGAACCTGGTGCGGCTGGTGTTCCTGGACCCGGCGACGGCGGAGCTGTACGGGGAGTGGGAGTGCCGGGCGTGCGAGGTGGTCAGCAACCTGCGGGTGTACGCGGGTCAGCACCCGGACGACGAGCAGCTGTCGGCGCTGGTCGGGGAACTGTCGGTGAAGAACCAGGAGTTCCGGCGGCTGTGGGCGGCGCACACGGTCGCGGACAAGACGCACGGGGTGAAGTACCTGCGGCACCCGCTCGTGGGGGAGATGCACCTGTCCTTCGAGACGCTGACGCTTCCGGACGACCCGGCGCAGTCGCTGGTCACCTTCCACGCGGCGCCGGGCTCCGCTTCGGCGGACGCCCTGCGCCTGCTGGCCTCCTGGGACGCCCGGTCGGCCGTACCGGAGACCGTATCGGCGACCGCGCGGACGCCCGCGCGGCCGGCGGCGGCCGCCGTCCCGGGCCCGGGCCCGAGCTCGGGCCCGGCTACAGCTTGA
- a CDS encoding GNAT family N-acetyltransferase, whose product MMINALALPPSDVEVDAWLAVLTSAAAADLPQLPPPSRVEVAGRLRIVPARGRPVLWAAGGDAGVAALLLFTEEGNTHTAFLDVLAVRPGVRRQGVGTALWERVREELLAQGRTSVATMVDLGGPGQAFAESLGFENVLPMAWYAQELPADGPAQAAPATPGYELLTWHGLVPDAWAPAAAAAHAAMEDAPTGDMDERVQTWTAERLHILQQLILDRGGEMTTVAAVTPQGEVAAYTEIVLPDPAGTGAVQYDTVVVPAHRGNGLGRAVKRHMAAQAVARHPRLRRIATTVADENTPMRAVNESLGYRRERGAGIFQLKL is encoded by the coding sequence ATGATGATCAACGCCCTCGCCCTGCCCCCGTCCGACGTCGAGGTGGACGCCTGGCTGGCGGTCCTGACCTCCGCCGCGGCAGCCGATCTGCCGCAGCTGCCGCCGCCCTCCCGGGTGGAGGTCGCCGGACGGCTCCGCATCGTGCCGGCGCGCGGCCGGCCCGTGCTCTGGGCGGCCGGCGGGGACGCGGGCGTGGCGGCCCTCCTCCTGTTCACCGAGGAGGGCAACACGCACACCGCGTTCCTGGACGTCCTGGCCGTACGTCCCGGCGTACGGCGGCAGGGCGTGGGCACCGCCCTGTGGGAGCGGGTCCGCGAGGAACTGCTCGCGCAGGGCCGGACCTCGGTCGCGACCATGGTGGACCTCGGCGGCCCCGGCCAGGCCTTCGCGGAGTCGCTCGGCTTCGAGAACGTCCTGCCGATGGCCTGGTACGCACAGGAACTCCCCGCCGACGGGCCCGCGCAGGCCGCCCCGGCCACCCCCGGCTACGAACTCCTGACCTGGCACGGCCTGGTCCCCGACGCCTGGGCGCCGGCCGCCGCCGCGGCCCACGCGGCCATGGAGGACGCGCCGACCGGCGACATGGACGAGCGGGTCCAGACCTGGACGGCCGAGCGGCTGCACATCCTCCAGCAGCTGATCCTCGACCGGGGCGGCGAGATGACCACCGTCGCGGCCGTGACCCCGCAGGGCGAGGTCGCCGCGTACACGGAGATCGTCCTGCCGGATCCGGCGGGCACCGGCGCCGTCCAGTACGACACCGTGGTCGTCCCCGCCCACCGCGGCAACGGCCTCGGCCGGGCCGTCAAGCGGCACATGGCGGCGCAGGCCGTCGCACGCCACCCGCGGCTGCGCCGCATCGCCACCACGGTGGCCGACGAGAACACCCCCATGCGGGCGGTGAACGAATCCCTCGGCTACCGGCGGGAGCGCGGCGCGGGCATCTTCCAGCTCAAGCTGTAG
- a CDS encoding L,D-transpeptidase gives MEWRVRTDSKRRRRSLVAISAVLGGVLVLSACSGGDDAKPQGNGEASKSQAEVDAAAAKDTSKAKITITPKDGATNVGLNDAANVAVSDGTLTQVELKSSEGTAVAGDIAADGKSWKPKAALKRSTKYALSATAKDADGKEAHENASFTTVSPENSFVASFVPEEGQTVGVGMPVSITFNKAIKDKKAVQAGITVSSSSGQEVVGHWFSAQRLDFRPEQYWQAGSTVTLKLALEGVQGAPGVQGVQSKTVTFKIGRSQVSTVDAKSKKMTVTRDGAVLKTIPISAGAPANPTYNGQMVISEKFKETRMNGATVGFTDDDGKGEYDIKDVPHAMRLSNSGTFLHGNYWGADSIFGSVNTSHGCVGLNDVKGAGDPNQPAAWFYDNSLIGDVVTVVNSPDKTIKPDNGLNGWNMNWAEWKAGSAA, from the coding sequence ATGGAGTGGCGTGTGAGGACGGACAGCAAGCGGCGGAGAAGGTCCCTGGTGGCCATATCCGCCGTGCTCGGCGGTGTACTGGTGCTCTCCGCGTGCAGCGGCGGGGACGACGCGAAGCCGCAGGGCAACGGCGAGGCCAGCAAGTCCCAGGCGGAGGTCGACGCGGCGGCGGCCAAGGACACCTCGAAGGCGAAGATAACCATCACGCCGAAGGACGGCGCCACGAACGTCGGCCTCAACGACGCCGCGAACGTCGCCGTCAGTGACGGCACGCTCACCCAGGTCGAGCTGAAGAGCAGCGAGGGCACGGCCGTGGCCGGCGACATCGCCGCCGACGGCAAGAGCTGGAAGCCCAAGGCCGCGCTGAAGCGCTCCACCAAGTACGCCCTGTCGGCGACGGCCAAGGACGCCGACGGCAAGGAGGCGCACGAGAACGCCTCCTTCACCACGGTCTCCCCGGAGAACAGCTTCGTGGCCTCGTTCGTGCCGGAGGAGGGTCAGACCGTCGGCGTGGGCATGCCGGTCTCGATCACCTTCAACAAGGCGATCAAGGACAAGAAGGCCGTCCAGGCGGGCATCACGGTCTCCTCCAGCAGCGGCCAGGAGGTCGTCGGCCACTGGTTCAGCGCCCAGCGCCTGGACTTCCGCCCCGAGCAGTACTGGCAGGCGGGCTCCACCGTCACGCTGAAGCTGGCGCTGGAAGGCGTCCAGGGCGCGCCCGGCGTCCAGGGCGTCCAGAGCAAGACCGTCACCTTCAAGATCGGCCGCAGCCAGGTCTCCACGGTCGACGCGAAGTCGAAGAAGATGACGGTCACCCGGGACGGCGCGGTCCTCAAGACCATCCCGATCTCCGCGGGCGCTCCGGCCAACCCGACCTACAACGGTCAGATGGTGATCTCCGAGAAGTTCAAGGAGACCCGGATGAACGGCGCCACCGTCGGCTTCACGGACGACGACGGCAAGGGCGAGTACGACATCAAGGACGTGCCGCACGCCATGCGCCTGTCGAACTCCGGGACCTTCCTCCACGGAAACTACTGGGGCGCCGACTCGATCTTCGGCAGCGTCAACACCAGCCACGGCTGCGTGGGCCTGAACGACGTCAAGGGCGCGGGCGACCCGAACCAGCCGGCCGCCTGGTTCTACGACAACTCGCTCATCGGCGACGTCGTCACCGTGGTCAACTCCCCGGACAAGACCATCAAGCCGGACAACGGCCTCAACGGCTGGAACATGAACTGGGCGGAGTGGAAGGCCGGCTCGGCCGCCTGA